The Prunus dulcis chromosome 3, ALMONDv2, whole genome shotgun sequence genome segment CCGCAGATGTCTACGTCAAAAGGGGAAGCTTCGCAATTGGATAATAATATGCAAACCGTAAATCGGCTATTAATTAACAATTTACTGCCATTGATCTGTTCATCagctttctaaatttttttttcccatatTAGTGTTTCTAGGCGTACTCTTTCAAGTAACaaatctattttttctttataaaaaaaatatatttaaaaatacaacaataattttattatgacGGGTTAAACTTTGATGAGTGAGAAAATTATATGGATaagttgaagaaaatgaacaaaaatagaaGCTTGTAAATGATTTGATGAGTGAGAAAATTAGATGGataagatgaacaaaaatAGAAGGCTATAAATGATTTGGGAGTAATTAATTTTCCAGAAATGTCacgtgggaaaaaaaaaaaaaaatcttagaAGGTTCAGatatttgaacccaaaaaaaaaaaaaaaaggttcacCTAAGAGTATTAGGGTTGGTTACACCATTTTGGGGATTTCCAAAGTAagaatttgtgttttcttATTGGTATGCTTTTATGGTTTTAGCGTAATGGTTCTACAACCTAACCTAGGATATTAATATATAGGCCTAGGAGAAATTTACTCTTATGCTAATATTGCTTTCTTTGCAAATATTGGAGCAAGTGTGAGCcacaaattataaaatgttAAGAGTTGATGTCATCCAAGGTGTAAAGATGAAATTGATTAACCTATGCATGATTCTAATCTACTCTATAGGAACCTTAAGCCACATCCAACAAAACATGACATCAAAATTATGTGCTTATATAGAAGGAGTTACACAAGCATGTGAGATAAATTATTCGATGTGATGATAATATGTTATGTTATACTGATAAAGTATTTTATAAATGTAAAATTTAAACTCGAAacttattataatttaaataaatctGTAAGATCACAGAATGATTGTCATATCAAATAATTTCGAGTGTGTGAATGATTAACATGAATCATTATTGTGATTAAGAATTAGTTATAATGTTGCAAATTAAGTCAATGGTTGATTTCATCACTAAAATTAAAAGCCGCACATCATCAATGACAAAGATCAGAGAACATAGAAATTGTCATGCAGTGTTCCAGACAAGAAGTGTCATTTCAATTCGGAAATCTCATGTATGTGGCCTGCCAGTGCCAGTGTTGGTGAAACCATGTTTTAGGCTCCCAAAAATAACCCACCTTTTAATCAAATTTTACCAACTTAACCACAGTGATTGGACAATGATGACATTAGTAACCCACCAACCAAACActacatttaaaaataaaataaaaagaccaACAGGTGAATAAAgctaatataatataatcatGCGGTGGTGGTTGCAACAGGTGTAAAATTTGCTGATGCAAGTACAAGGAATCTTcctccttcctcttctttctcacGTCAGCTAATCTGTGATTAGTGAGCAAGATtagcaaaaaaggaaaataaaataaaattgtggACATAATTAGATTGCAAGTCTTTCGTCTGGTACAAGTTAATATTACAAAAATtccattaacaatttaaatAAGTGGGCCCATGAGCCCAATATTCCACCAACCGGATGGCCCACCATTTTCATCATGCGAAACGGTGACTCAAAGATTAGAATGTGACACAGAAAGGTTGATTGATGTTAATATCAATAGATTAATAAAAAGGAGTGGTGCAGAATTTTTTCACTCACATTTTTTAATCTACCAGACTCTCACTCTTCGTTAAATTTTAGTgaatattttatattgatcTTGGGCATGTCGATGTGCATACACGTCAGCATGGCCACTAAATTGAaccaaattattttaaattggtttgatttgatttagtTTCTTTAATGACTTTTATCAAAATTGAACTGAACTAAACCTTTATATTGTACCAGAAGTTAAGTGTTCGAATCCCTACTCGCCCAATATTCTTGTatcagggaaaaaaaaaaaacagcaattaatttttttgggtaaaaaggtcatataccaattaaaaataattataaaaaaacaattttgggctgatcgacgttgttttatcagggagaaattttggattttggtgGGCCCAAGACCATAGTTTCAATATCCACCGACTCAAATTAGGCCCAAAATAACAAGCGCGCAACACGTATCATGCAAAATGCAAAGTCCATCACcatctttttaatttctttctttcttaaacggtatttttttcattgtatttgtctTTCTGCCTTTGCGAGCGCTAACAGAAGCCGAGAAAATTGTTCTGAAGGTACAAGCTTGCTTTCCGCTTTCTtactgttttttgtttgtatggGTTTGCTGagactggaaaaaaaaaatggtgttGATATATCTGCCGTTTCCTAGATTTCTTTTGTGTTGTGGAATGTAGGAGATGGGTGTGCTAGAATATGTGCTTCTGAATATGGTTGGGCTCTTTTTGATATATTTGAGTACTTTACGATGAGCCTTCTAAAAATCTGATGATCTTCAATCATCAAGAGTTTTAGAAAGAATGTAAATCAAGGAACTttaattgttattattttcaatcaaaatcATGACTGAACGTATGATGTGCAGTCAGTATTGAATATCACTGAGCATACCCTATATGCGTTTTAGATTTTTTGTTAATGGGTATTTGGGTTcttgattttggattttggaagATGTCCTTCGAGCACATAAAAATATTCCTCTTTTTATATGTGGGAAGTTTTCTACATTTTCGTGTGTATTGTTTGTAACAAACTTAAGTTATGTTCATATTCAGGTTTCAGAACCATTTTAACAAGTGCACCATTAAAATGGATTACGATGGTGGTCCCGAAGCAAGTGTATCTGTCAATGATGTTAATATTGATGACCCAGAAGTGGATTCGAGTAAAGTTGGCAATCTCGAAAGTGTCTCATCTGATGGTGTGATTGTTGGAGAATTAAGAAGTGTTGGCGAGGTTTTTACCAGAGTGGAATTGGATCTAGCATGTGCTTCTGAGAAGTTAGTTAACTTAAATGTTCTTATGATGCATGTGGCAACCAAGGAGAGTGACTTGGAAGCCCTTGCTTCCAAGGAAGAGCAGACATCAGTTGATTTTGTTGAGAAGGCTATGGAATTCGTTCTCTTGTCTGGAATTTTGGACTCTGAGGTGAGTGAATTGGATAAACTCATGGCTATACTTCAAGCAGAGATCACCAATGCCCAGGGGCTACTATCTTCATACACATGTTTGGGAGAAACTTTCGTGGTAGTAGAAGACAAGCTGTGTGACTCTGAACAATCTTTGAAGCAGTTGCAAGATCAGATCTCTGAAATAAGGATGCAATCCTTGAAGTTCCAGAGGACGTTTTCATGTTATGatggagaagaaaattgtGAGTTACAAGCGTGATTCAGTATATTGTTGTTGATTTATTGTCAATatcatatttttctcattcttATTGTGCTTATGGATGATGGGGTTGCCAGGAAATTTTTAGGGTGTAGGGCAGATAGGTTTTATAACCACCTTTGTGCAGGCATAAGTCATGAAATATTATAGCTtagaaccttttttttttttttttccgcaTTCTAATCCATGCATATGGACAGGGAATGCTAACAAAGGAGTGGTCTATTTAGAGGATGACAAGTTCTCAAGCATGAATCTAAAGATAAATATGCAAACTGTTGAACAGCAAAGACATATACTGAGGATGCTAGAGAAATCTTTAGCAAGAGAGATGGATCTTGAAAAGAAACTGACTGAATCAAAACAAATCGAAGAAGATATGAAACTGAGGCTGCTCTCTTCAGAGCAAGAAGCATATTGCATGGAGGAGGAGGCAGCAGATGCTTGGGAGAGGTGGTTACAGTCAGATAATGCATCTGAGGTCCTTATGGGTATTTCAAAAGAATTACTGGGTAAACTCCATATTCTCCAGTTTAACTTAAACGGTTCAGTTCAGCGGGAAGCTGAACTAAGATTGAAGCTTGATGGTCAGGTTGAATCCCGAGAAAGCTCTTTGCGGAAACTTGAAAGCAGCAACGCAAAACTAAATAGCTTCCTTTTAGATCAGACAGCCGGCTTAAAAGACAGCTTGAAGGAAGCTGAAGATAAGTTAATTCTTGCTGATTCTGAGGCCTTTACTTTGAGAGAAAAGGTGAGTTCACTTGAGGAACAGCATACTGTTCTATGCTCAGACATTAGTGAATTGGAAAATGTCATCACAGATCTGAAAGAGAAAGTATCAAAGGCTGAAACTAGGGCTGAGAATGCAGAAGCCAAAAGCAAATTATTAACAGAGACTAATATGGAACTTAATGAAGAGATCGGACTTCTTAAAAGCACTGGCAGTGCCTCGGAGACGGTGGATTCACTTGAGAGGAAGTTAAGGGAATCTGATACCCAATTACAGCATGCAGTGGCATCTGCTGAAGCTAGCCTGGAGAAACAACAGATGTTGTATTCTACAATCAATGACATGGGAAGTGTGATTAAGGATCTAAAGCAGAAGGTTTTAAAAGCTGAAAGTCGGATTGACAGTGCAGAGGACAACTGTATAAGATTATCAGAATCTAATGCACTGCTAACTGAGGAACTAAGCTTTCTGAGGGGTAGATTGGCATGCATGGAGGCATCTTTGCATCAAGCCGAGGAAGTAAAAGTAGCTACTGCAACTGATATTGGTATTCGGTCCAAAGTTCTTACAAGTTTAGTGGTGCAACTTGCTTTTGAAAGAGAGCGCCTTCATAAGCAGGTATTCACTTATCAtgtatttgattaatttttcaatttcgggttgatttttttattgtgaGGTGGAACTGTCTTTTTGCTGTCTCTGTAACATTGCTCAGCGcctgatttctttttccttttggtcaTTTACCATTTAGCATGTATGTCAGAAATGTAAATCTCAGCTATATAATCTCAATAAGTGATAATGTACTATACTAAACTAGGAAATTACGTAAATATGGAGCATATGGATCACTAAACGAATCTTATGATCTCCATGCGTAGAAATGTCCACACACATAACTGTGTAATACACAGAGTATATGTGCATGTGCATGCCCACatccatgttttttttgtttgtctcCACATTCATGTTCATATGTATGTTTGTGTTGCCTTGGGAGCTTGGCTTAGATGACAAGAGTTGAGGTGGAGGTTTGGCAGGACAGGTATTAGGTCTAAATCTTGCCAAGCTAGAAAATAGAAGGTATGCAGTTATGTCTTTAGGTCTTTAAAGAGAGTTTGAAACCCAGTTAGCAGATATGATTTCTCTTCACTTCGGATTTAATGtttcatcaaattttctttcgCAACTTGCGACGTTTGAAAGTAATTGTCTCTTTTTATCTAATTGAGTTCCTCACCGTATTTTTAGTGTGCTGAACCGTTGAGTCATTAGAAGGATCATATTGTCTTACTAAACATTGAAAGTTCTACATTGtcttgtttaattttattttttttagaaaacatgaaaattttacttttctatCATTGCATTAAGCACTTAGACATCTTGTTTCCTGCCAATAAAgaaagattgaaatttttgttttagcaTTATTGAAATCTGAGTGATGGCACATCAGCATGCCTTGCTTTAGTAAAATGTGTTTTTCCAAACTCTAAATTTTCGTCTTAGCTGCTGGTGATTGAATGTGCAGATTTCTTCATTAGCGGTGGAGAATAAAACTTTGGTACTGAAGTTGCAAACAAACAATAGTCCATCTGTGGAAATGGGAAATGATGATAGAGGAAATCATAAAGACTTCATGCCCTCAAAGCATGGTTTGGCTACTGGCACAAGAGAAAGTGAGGAAGAAG includes the following:
- the LOC117623070 gene encoding WPP domain-interacting tail-anchored protein 1; its protein translation is MDYDGGPEASVSVNDVNIDDPEVDSSKVGNLESVSSDGVIVGELRSVGEVFTRVELDLACASEKLVNLNVLMMHVATKESDLEALASKEEQTSVDFVEKAMEFVLLSGILDSEVSELDKLMAILQAEITNAQGLLSSYTCLGETFVVVEDKLCDSEQSLKQLQDQISEIRMQSLKFQRTFSCYDGEENWNANKGVVYLEDDKFSSMNLKINMQTVEQQRHILRMLEKSLAREMDLEKKLTESKQIEEDMKLRLLSSEQEAYCMEEEAADAWERWLQSDNASEVLMGISKELLGKLHILQFNLNGSVQREAELRLKLDGQVESRESSLRKLESSNAKLNSFLLDQTAGLKDSLKEAEDKLILADSEAFTLREKVSSLEEQHTVLCSDISELENVITDLKEKVSKAETRAENAEAKSKLLTETNMELNEEIGLLKSTGSASETVDSLERKLRESDTQLQHAVASAEASLEKQQMLYSTINDMGSVIKDLKQKVLKAESRIDSAEDNCIRLSESNALLTEELSFLRGRLACMEASLHQAEEVKVATATDIGIRSKVLTSLVVQLAFERERLHKQISSLAVENKTLVLKLQTNNSPSVEMGNDDRGNHKDFMPSKHGLATGTRESEEEADELSDGNCKLDETQNNVSVGETEVGPTDSTSAFETARIIDAGVLSFKHFLMAMLILLISVAAYFFLQQDCPF